In Prochlorococcus marinus CUG1435, the genomic window ATAAAAAATTTCTACCTAACCAATTTTGACTTCGCATGCTACTAGTTATTGATTTTGAAATTGCTCCTAAAAAAAAGATTCCAATCATTGCCCAAATAATTCTTTCTAAAGCAATTGCAGGTGAAAAACCTTGACCGGAATAAATAATTTCAGTAAGTGGGTCTAAAGGGTCCAAAATTTAAACTGATTAATAATATTAATTATAAAGGGTTAAATAAATGAAAAATTAAAACTTATAAAAGAAATAACCAAAACCAGCATATAAATTAAACACAATAAAGTCTATACAATGCTATCTTCAAAGGGTGATTTTTTTTAGACATGCAAGTTGACGTACAAAATACTACTGTTCTTTCCGCGAACGGATCATCCATAAAACTCGGGGAATATTCAGGTGAAGTTATTTTAGTTGTTAATGTAGCGAGTTATTGCGGAAATACTGCTCAGTATCAGGATCTTCAAAAGCTACATGATTTATATTCAAGCAAAGGCCTAAGAATACTTGCATTCCCTTGTAATGATTTTGGAAAACAAGAACCTGACTCTCTTTCAGAAATAAAAAATTTTTGCACAACAAAATATGGCGTAAAGTTTGAAATCTATGAAAAAGTTCATGCCAAAGGGAATACCACAGAACCATACACAACCCTTAACAAAGTTGAACCTGAAGGAGATGTTGAATGGAATTTCGAGAAGTTTCTGATAGGAAAAGATAGTAAAGTAATTGCAAGATTCAAACCAAGCGTTAAACCGTTTGATGAAAACCTAATTGCAGCTATCGAAGTAGCTTTAGATTCATAACAATCTCCTTTAATTCAAATTAAAATATTAAAATTAAAGTCCCTTTATATTTAATTAAAAAAATAACCAAATTATTCTAAAAAAATATACTTTTTTAGTATTCAGCTCTTAATAGTGATCTTTAATTTAAATCTTATTTATTATCAGAATCAAATTCTACGTCTATTATTTCATCTTTAACAGTTCTTTTTTTTGGTTTAATTGATTTTACTTTTGCCTCTACTATTTCTT contains:
- a CDS encoding glutathione peroxidase — translated: MQVDVQNTTVLSANGSSIKLGEYSGEVILVVNVASYCGNTAQYQDLQKLHDLYSSKGLRILAFPCNDFGKQEPDSLSEIKNFCTTKYGVKFEIYEKVHAKGNTTEPYTTLNKVEPEGDVEWNFEKFLIGKDSKVIARFKPSVKPFDENLIAAIEVALDS
- a CDS encoding lectin subunit alpha; this translates as MDPLDPLTEIIYSGQGFSPAIALERIIWAMIGIFFLGAISKSITSSMRSQNWLGRNFLFSYSKDKKIADDTSSQPSGDDE